The proteins below come from a single Agrococcus beijingensis genomic window:
- the dprA gene encoding DNA-processing protein DprA: MDTINELAADESTARIILAIASEPGDAVTGRMIRTVGASETVARVLADEVPAGPDGDTWQRRLAPRLDAAQIQRVLAETERHGMRVLIPGDAEWPAGIDALGDGAPVALWAKGNPGLLTGPMWDRLTITGARASTAYGEHVTTELVQSAVADSRVVFSGGAYGIDGAAHRAALASNGSTVAVLAGGLDRLYPAGHTDLLTRVGKDGLLLSELPPGAAPTKWRFLQRGRLLAALSGTVLIAEAGYRSGTLHTAARAAELGRPVGAIPGPITSATSTGCHRLLRDGLATVVTGYEDVRELLHGVRDRAHRAVRERAGLESDPLEAGPSAQGRDLRGPVL, from the coding sequence ATGGACACGATCAACGAACTGGCAGCAGATGAGAGCACCGCGAGGATCATCCTCGCTATCGCGTCCGAACCAGGAGATGCGGTGACGGGGCGGATGATTCGCACCGTCGGCGCATCCGAAACGGTCGCCCGCGTCCTCGCCGATGAAGTCCCGGCAGGGCCCGACGGTGACACCTGGCAGCGCCGCCTCGCACCACGCCTCGACGCCGCACAAATCCAGCGGGTGCTTGCTGAGACAGAGCGGCACGGGATGCGGGTGCTGATCCCCGGCGATGCTGAATGGCCTGCCGGGATCGACGCGCTCGGTGATGGCGCGCCGGTGGCGTTGTGGGCGAAAGGCAACCCAGGGCTGCTGACCGGACCGATGTGGGATCGCCTCACCATCACCGGAGCCAGGGCGTCCACCGCCTACGGGGAACACGTCACCACGGAGCTGGTGCAGTCGGCGGTCGCCGACTCCCGTGTGGTGTTTTCGGGCGGCGCGTATGGGATCGATGGTGCCGCGCACCGTGCCGCACTCGCCTCGAATGGCTCAACGGTCGCCGTGCTCGCAGGCGGCTTGGATCGGCTGTATCCGGCAGGGCACACTGATCTGCTGACCCGTGTCGGCAAGGACGGCCTGTTGCTGTCGGAGTTGCCGCCGGGTGCGGCGCCGACGAAGTGGAGGTTCCTGCAACGAGGCAGGCTCCTCGCCGCGCTCTCCGGCACCGTCCTCATCGCCGAGGCCGGGTACCGTTCCGGCACCCTCCACACCGCCGCCCGCGCCGCCGAACTCGGCCGCCCGGTCGGGGCTATCCCCGGGCCGATCACGAGCGCCACCTCTACGGGCTGTCATCGGTTGCTGCGTGACGGCCTCGCCACGGTGGTGACTGGCTATGAAGATGTGCGCGAGTTGCTGCATGGGGTTCGTGACCGGGCTCACCGTGCCGTGCGGGAGCGTGCGGGACTCGAGTCCGACCCGCTCGAGGCTGGGCCGTCGGCGCAGGGGCGGGATTTGAGGGGGCCGGTGTTGTGA